The following proteins are encoded in a genomic region of Phycisphaerae bacterium:
- a CDS encoding thioredoxin family protein, whose product MQTTRSGLKIFSLFVLLAGHTHAALAAEDVPKPTGSPRAEIYDKTADGEKQIANALAKARRNHQRVLLQFGANWCGWCHKLHDLCKSDKEIARELRDEFLVVLIDVDKVDGKPHNAAVVEKYGNPTKHGLPVMVVLDADGKQLTTQETGSLEEGDHHDPAKVLAFLKKWRAPAPSADDLLKSALARAEKEKKAVFVQFSAPWCVWCHRLDDYLLRPEIAEVFDRAFVTVKVDVDRFRGGKEFNAKHGGENQGLPYFVILDSEGKKIGDSVAAPESNIGFPASPSEIAHFVKVVRKTAPGLSEKDLSVLEAGLSKKP is encoded by the coding sequence GCCTAAACCAACCGGATCGCCACGTGCGGAAATTTACGACAAAACGGCTGACGGAGAAAAGCAGATCGCCAATGCGCTGGCGAAAGCCAGAAGAAACCATCAACGCGTGCTTCTTCAGTTCGGCGCGAACTGGTGCGGCTGGTGCCACAAGCTGCATGACCTGTGCAAGTCCGACAAGGAAATCGCCCGCGAATTGAGGGACGAGTTTCTCGTGGTTCTGATTGATGTCGATAAGGTCGACGGCAAGCCGCATAACGCCGCGGTGGTGGAGAAGTATGGTAATCCGACAAAGCATGGGCTGCCGGTCATGGTCGTTCTCGATGCAGATGGCAAGCAACTGACCACTCAGGAGACCGGCTCGCTCGAAGAGGGCGACCATCACGATCCGGCCAAGGTGCTGGCATTTCTGAAGAAGTGGCGCGCACCGGCGCCTTCAGCCGATGATCTCCTAAAATCCGCGCTGGCCCGCGCCGAGAAAGAGAAGAAGGCCGTCTTCGTACAATTCTCGGCACCCTGGTGCGTATGGTGCCATCGGCTTGACGATTATCTGCTGCGGCCCGAGATCGCCGAAGTTTTTGATCGTGCGTTTGTCACGGTGAAGGTCGACGTCGATCGTTTCAGGGGCGGCAAGGAGTTCAATGCGAAGCATGGCGGGGAAAATCAGGGACTGCCGTACTTCGTGATACTCGATTCAGAAGGCAAGAAAATCGGCGACAGCGTTGCCGCGCCGGAGAGCAACATCGGTTTTCCGGCGTCGCCGTCGGAGATCGCGCATTTTGTCAAAGTCGTCCGCAAGACAGCGCCGGGTCTCAGCGAGAAAGACCTTTCCGTGCTCGAGGCCGGATTAAGCAAGAAGCCTTGA